The Leptospira bourretii genomic sequence GCAAAAACCCTAGAAAAATTCATTTGGACATCAAAAGACAATTTAGAATTAATTTCCTATTTTCTGTATATTGGTGAACCAACACTTGTTCGTGAAATCATCGAATCTTTTTCTAACCACACATTAAGTTATCTTTTTAAGTGTGATTTTGAAAATTATATGAACATTCGAGAATCCATCAAAAGAGAAAAATCCGTAAAACATATGTTTGATATTCGAAGTTTCAAATATTGGACATTTGTTAGTTATTTGAGGATCTGTGATTTAATTCAATATTTTGTTCGTTATCTCAAAGAACCAGAGTATGCTTGCCAGTTTATCGTGATTTTACCTTCGGAAATAGTTTCCAACCTGAACAAATATACTGGTTTGGATTTTGAAGAAGAAAAAACTTTATACAATGCTTTGGGTGATTCCATCTACGAATTGCCATTACAATCGCCTAAAATTTATGAACATATGATGCAATTGTTTGCAGATGATCCAGAAGTTTCAATTATCCTTTCCACAATGGAAGGTCTCATTGAAAGACAACAGTTGATTTTGGAAACCACGGACAAACTAATCAACTTCATTGGAGAACACCGAATTGATAAAAACTTCCAATTTATTTTTTCTGAAATGGCAGGAATGGAAATTGGTACCGCTTCCGAAATTTTAAACCAATTGTTAGAAAGAAAAATGATCACTCCATCTCAAAAACAAATGATTATCGATTTTCTTAACACTGGAAAATTAGAATTATAGAATAAACTAACCTTCGCTAGTTTATTCTATATCTTTGAAATCTTTAACCTGCAATTTTTATTTTTTTTGCTAAATAAACGCTAAACAACAAACTAAATACAGAAATCATTCCCACCAGTTCATAATTCACAAGTTGGTTGTCAGCTGATTGCACCAAAATAAGTCCTGCAATGTATGAAGCGGCTCCTGACGAAATTTGTTGGATGGCAGAATTCACAGACATAAAACTCCCACGAATCCTTGGTTCAACTGCAGAAGTAATCATAGCAAATGCAGGAACCATCCTTCCCGAAACCAAAATCATAAATAAAGTTGTGACTGTGAGCACTACAGGCAATGAAGTTTTTGTTAGAGTCACAACAATCACAATAGGAATAACGGCAATGATGGAAATGATTTGGTAAATTTTTAGTTTTCCGTATCTGTCTGAGAGTTTTCCAATAAATCGGCTTGTAAAAAAAGTAAAAAGTCCTCCAAAAAAATAAATATAAGGAAGCTCACTTACCGCTAAACCAACGTTAGAAACTAAAAATGGGCTAAGGAAAGGGATAACCGTAAATCCACCAAACATCAAAAACACCATAAAAATGAATGGGGCCATATGGTCTTTTTTCACAATTACTTGTTTTAAAGATTTTAACTGCGATTGTTTTGGGTGAACATCAGAATCCAAATGATAACGAATGGATGGTAGTACCTTATAACCGATAGGCAAAATTAAAAATCCAGCAATCGCCAAAGATAGGAAAGGGAAATGCCATCCAAACTTATTGGCCAAAGATAAACCAATCGGAATTCCAATCACAGATGCGACAGAAAAAGAACTCATCACAACACCTGTGGCAGTTCCTCTTCTGAATACTGGAATGATATCTCCAATGATGGAAAGAACAGTGGCTCCAATCATTCCCCCAAATCCGCCGGCGACAACTCTTGCAAAAAGTAAAAATCCATAGTTAGGGGCAAACGCACAAAGTAATGTCCCAAAAGAAAACCCAAAGAACAAAACAAGAAGGCTCATTTTGCGATCATAAGAATCTAAAAATAAAGCACCGATGAGTCCAAAAACTCCAGCACTGATGGAATAAGAAGAAACAAGCAAACCAAATGCCGCCGAATTAATTTTGAAACTCTCCATAAAAACTGGTCCGAGTGGCATCATGATGACAAAATCAAGTATGTGTAAAAATTGGAGGGCAGCTAGGATAAAGATGATGGCTCTTTCTTTTTGGATGGTATGAAGCGGATGGGTAAGAGGTTGGCTCATAAAACTAATATTGACCAGGCATTCAAAATTTCCAAAACTATTTAGTTTCGAATTGCCAACTTTTGCATTCAGTCATAAAATTCCATCTATGAAATACGCGTTAATTACAGGTGCTTCCACTGGACTGGGAAAGGATTTTGCTTTGGCTTTAGCGGAAAAGGGTTACACCCCCGTTTTAGTTGCAAGGAGTGCTGATCGACTGAAAGCATTGGCTACAGAAATCAAAACCAAATTCGGCTTACAAAGTGTCGTCATAGCCCAAGATTTGGCCAAACCCAAATCGGCAGAGGTTCTATACAAAGCGGTTAAAAAACTAAAATTGTCGATTCATTGTTTGGTGAACAACGCCGGTTTTGGTCTGAACGGAGAATTCCATAAAAATTCTTTTGAAAGTGAATCCCAATTGATCCAATTGAATGTCACAACACTCGCAGAACTTTGCCATTTCTTTTTGCAAGATATGGTAGCAGCAAAAGATGGATACATTCTGAATGTTGCCTCCACTGCGGCTTACCAACCGGGTCCACTGATGTCGAATTACTATGCATCAAAAGCTTATGTTCTTTCACTCAGTGAAGGACTTGCTGAAGAAGTAAGGGATTATGGTGTTACAGTTACTTGTTTTTGCCCAGGACCAACTCAGACTGAATTTTTTGAAAGAGCAAATATGACCAAAATCAATTTAGTAAAGTCATCCTTTCTCATTATGAAATCTAGAGAAGTGGTTGATATTGGACTCGATGCTTTATTCAGTAAAAAAGTGATCAAAATTCCTGGTTTCGCTAATTTTCTATTGGCACAGTC encodes the following:
- a CDS encoding MFS transporter produces the protein MSQPLTHPLHTIQKERAIIFILAALQFLHILDFVIMMPLGPVFMESFKINSAAFGLLVSSYSISAGVFGLIGALFLDSYDRKMSLLVLFFGFSFGTLLCAFAPNYGFLLFARVVAGGFGGMIGATVLSIIGDIIPVFRRGTATGVVMSSFSVASVIGIPIGLSLANKFGWHFPFLSLAIAGFLILPIGYKVLPSIRYHLDSDVHPKQSQLKSLKQVIVKKDHMAPFIFMVFLMFGGFTVIPFLSPFLVSNVGLAVSELPYIYFFGGLFTFFTSRFIGKLSDRYGKLKIYQIISIIAVIPIVIVVTLTKTSLPVVLTVTTLFMILVSGRMVPAFAMITSAVEPRIRGSFMSVNSAIQQISSGAASYIAGLILVQSADNQLVNYELVGMISVFSLLFSVYLAKKIKIAG
- a CDS encoding SDR family NAD(P)-dependent oxidoreductase, translating into MKYALITGASTGLGKDFALALAEKGYTPVLVARSADRLKALATEIKTKFGLQSVVIAQDLAKPKSAEVLYKAVKKLKLSIHCLVNNAGFGLNGEFHKNSFESESQLIQLNVTTLAELCHFFLQDMVAAKDGYILNVASTAAYQPGPLMSNYYASKAYVLSLSEGLAEEVRDYGVTVTCFCPGPTQTEFFERANMTKINLVKSSFLIMKSREVVDIGLDALFSKKVIKIPGFANFLLAQSVRFSPRFLVRKIAKYLHQAG